Proteins from a genomic interval of Xylanivirga thermophila:
- a CDS encoding GntR family transcriptional regulator, producing the protein MQSLSQTVYDELLRRLMENELTPGEILNRRDIAKELGVSVAPVLEAILQLEAEGFLESIPRKGTQVRLIRSDDIIGRLVIREALECQAARMYCGNAVKINEEKLIQLAQKADHALLGSRQNWETEIAFHRALIALTDCAVLIDEFDKVMKLNLFYAINRFVPLHKESEIDKHEELVKNLQIKDADQAEKIIRRHLYIGKGYLSSI; encoded by the coding sequence AACAGTATATGACGAGCTTTTGCGCAGATTAATGGAAAATGAATTAACTCCTGGAGAAATATTGAATCGACGCGATATTGCCAAAGAATTGGGAGTAAGTGTAGCGCCTGTTTTGGAGGCAATTCTTCAATTGGAGGCAGAAGGTTTTCTAGAAAGTATTCCGCGCAAAGGAACGCAAGTACGTCTTATTAGATCTGATGACATTATTGGAAGATTAGTAATACGTGAGGCTTTAGAATGTCAGGCAGCTCGTATGTATTGTGGAAACGCAGTAAAAATAAACGAAGAAAAGTTGATACAATTAGCGCAAAAAGCAGATCATGCACTATTAGGTTCAAGACAAAATTGGGAAACAGAAATTGCATTTCATCGTGCACTAATAGCATTAACAGATTGCGCCGTTTTAATTGATGAATTTGATAAAGTTATGAAGCTAAATCTTTTCTATGCTATCAATAGATTTGTGCCCTTACATAAAGAATCAGAAATAGATAAACATGAGGAATTAGTAAAAAATCTTCAAATCAAAGATGCTGATCAAGCCGAAAAAATTATTCGTAGACACTTGTATATTGGTAAAGGATATCTAAGTTCTATCTAA